The Ketobacter alkanivorans genome includes the window ACCCGCTCCGCTGGCACGATATACGTCGATCCGCAGATCCGCTGGATTGATCTCGATTTCGATATTGTCGTCAATCTCTGGTGATATAAAGACTGAAGCGAACGAGGTGTGTCGACGATTTCCGGAATCGAAGGGCGATTTACGCACCAGACGATGAACTCCCGTTTCGGTTTTTAACCAGCCGTACGCGTATTCGCCCTGGAAGTGAATGGTGGCACTTTTGATACCCGCCACTTCGCCATCGGAGACTTCGATCAGTTCTGTTTTAAAACCGGCACGCTCACCCCAGCGCAGATACATGCGCAGTAGAATATTGGCCCAATCCTGCGCCTCGGTGCCACCGGAACCAGACTGAATATCCAGATAACAGTTATTGGCATCCATCTGACCGGAGAACATACGCAGAAACTCTAGGCGAGCCACGTCGGCTTCCAGCTTATCCAGCTCAGCCTCGACATCCTGTACGGACGCTTCGTCGTTCTCCTCTACGGCCATATCGAGCAACTCGCTGAGGTCGCTGACACCAGCGGAGAGATTCTTGAGGGTGGATACAGTTAACTCCAGTGAGGCCCGCTCACGACCCAGATCCTGGGCCCGCTCGGGATCGTTCCAGATGCTGGGGTCTTCTAGTTCGCGGTTTACTTCGTCAAGACGTTCGCACTTGATATCGAAGTCAAAGATACCCCCTCAACGCGTCGCCGCGCGCTTGAAGGTCTTTGATTTTATTGAGAATTGGATTGATTTCCATGGGTGTCGACTATCCGGAAAATGCACATGAATGTGGAAAGGCGCGTATTTTACCGGTCAATGGAGCGAGTATCCAGCCAAATTAGTCGGCGCTGGCGGGCGAAGCTGTTGTTGGGTGTGAATGCTGCAGATAACGCTCCAATGTCGACTTCAACACATCGAATTCCAGAGGTTTATTCAAGACCTCATCCATTCCCGCATGGTTGGCATTTTGCTTCAACTCATCCATGACATGGGCGGTGAGTGCTATTACCGGCTTTCGCACATGGTGCAGTTTCGATTCCTGCTGACGCAATGCTCTGGTAGCGTCGAATCCATTCATAATGGGCATTTCGCAGTCCATCAGCACTAGATCATAGGCTTGGTAATCTTTCAGCAAGCGATCCAATGCTTCTCGACCATTGCCCACCAAGTCAAATGCAACCCCCATTTTGTCGAGCATTTTGGCCACTACCATCTGAT containing:
- the prfB gene encoding peptide chain release factor 2 (programmed frameshift) — protein: MEINPILNKIKDLQARGDALRGYLDFDIKCERLDEVNRELEDPSIWNDPERAQDLGRERASLELTVSTLKNLSAGVSDLSELLDMAVEENDEASVQDVEAELDKLEADVARLEFLRMFSGQMDANNCYLDIQSGSGGTEAQDWANILLRMYLRWGERAGFKTELIEVSDGEVAGIKSATIHFQGEYAYGWLKTETGVHRLVRKSPFDSGNRRHTSFASVFISPEIDDNIEIEINPADLRIDVYRASGAGGQHVNRTESAVRITHMPSGIVTQCQNDRSQHKNKDQAMKQLRAKLYEMEIQKQNVEKQAMEDAKSDIGWGSQIRSYVLDQSRIKDLRTGVESSNPNAVLDGDLDQFIEASLKAGL